One genomic window of Clostridium taeniosporum includes the following:
- the rpsD gene encoding 30S ribosomal protein S4, whose translation MARYTGATCRLCRREGMKLFLKGDRCFTDKCAFVRRSYAPGQHGASRKKLSNYGIQLREKQKARRIYGVLEGQFRTYYEKAEHMKGITGENLLKLLEMRLDNVAYRLGYGASRNEARQLVTHGHFLVNGRKVDICSYHVSVNDVITVCEKSRSSEKFKTFVENPKTLPKWLEANVDNYEGKVVAEPSREDIDVPVNETLIVELYSK comes from the coding sequence ATGGCAAGATATACTGGAGCTACATGTAGATTATGTAGAAGAGAAGGTATGAAGTTATTCCTAAAAGGGGATAGATGTTTTACAGATAAATGTGCTTTTGTTAGAAGAAGCTATGCACCAGGACAACATGGAGCAAGCAGAAAGAAATTATCAAACTATGGAATTCAATTAAGAGAAAAACAAAAAGCAAGAAGAATATATGGCGTTTTAGAAGGCCAATTTAGAACATATTATGAAAAAGCTGAACACATGAAGGGTATAACAGGTGAAAACCTACTTAAATTACTAGAAATGAGATTAGATAACGTAGCTTATAGACTAGGTTATGGTGCATCTAGAAATGAAGCTAGACAATTAGTTACTCATGGACATTTCTTAGTAAATGGTAGAAAAGTTGACATTTGTTCATATCATGTTTCAGTTAATGATGTAATTACTGTATGCGAAAAAAGCAGATCAAGTGAAAAGTTTAAGACTTTCGTAGAAAATCCAAAAACTTTACCAAAATGGTTAGAAGCTAATGTTGATAACTATGAAGGAAAAGTTGTTGCAGAACCATCAAGAGAAGATATTGATGTTCCTGTTAACGAAACACTTATTGTTGAGTTATATAGTAAATAA
- a CDS encoding DNA-directed RNA polymerase subunit alpha → MLEIEKPIIECIEASEDGTYGKYVVEPLERGYGITLGNALRRILLSSLPGVATSSIKIDGVLHEFSTVKGVKEDVTELILNIKSLALRMNGEGPKVIYIDAKGPGEVTGADIKTDGDVEVVNKDLHIATLDDGGRLYMELTVNRGRGYVTQNKNKSDDLPISAIAVDSIYTPVKKVNFTVENTRVGQITDYDKLTLEIWTNGTIKIDEAISLSAKILIEHFKLFMSLTSNTNDVEIMIEKEEDKKEKVLEMTVEELDLSVRSYNCLKRAGINTVQELATKSMDDMMKVRNLGKKSLEEVERKLKELGLCLKLNDE, encoded by the coding sequence ATGTTAGAAATCGAAAAGCCAATAATAGAATGTATAGAAGCTAGTGAAGATGGAACTTATGGAAAATATGTTGTTGAACCACTTGAAAGAGGATATGGTATTACATTAGGTAATGCTCTAAGAAGAATACTATTATCATCTCTTCCAGGAGTAGCAACTAGTTCTATTAAGATTGATGGTGTTCTTCACGAGTTTTCTACTGTTAAAGGAGTTAAAGAAGATGTAACAGAATTAATTCTTAACATTAAATCTTTAGCTTTAAGAATGAATGGTGAAGGTCCTAAAGTTATCTATATTGATGCTAAAGGTCCTGGTGAAGTTACTGGAGCAGATATAAAGACTGATGGAGACGTTGAAGTTGTTAATAAGGATTTACATATAGCAACTTTAGATGATGGCGGAAGACTTTATATGGAATTAACAGTTAATAGAGGAAGAGGTTATGTTACTCAAAATAAAAATAAGAGTGATGATTTACCAATTTCAGCAATAGCTGTTGATTCTATCTATACACCAGTAAAGAAAGTTAATTTTACAGTTGAGAATACTAGAGTAGGTCAAATTACTGATTATGATAAATTAACTTTAGAAATATGGACTAATGGTACTATAAAGATTGATGAAGCTATAAGCTTATCAGCTAAAATCCTTATAGAACATTTCAAATTATTTATGTCATTAACAAGTAATACTAATGATGTTGAAATAATGATAGAAAAAGAAGAAGATAAAAAAGAAAAAGTACTAGAAATGACTGTAGAAGAACTTGATTTATCAGTTAGATCATATAACTGTTTAAAGAGAGCTGGAATTAACACAGTACAAGAACTTGCTACTAAATCAATGGATGATATGATGAAAGTCAGAAATCTAGGAAAGAAATCTTTAGAAGAAGTTGAAAGAAAACTTAAAGAATTAGGTTTATGCTTAAAACTAAACGATGAGTAA
- the rplQ gene encoding 50S ribosomal protein L17 produces MAGYRKLGLPTDQRRAMLRNLVTSLLKHGKIETTVTRAKETRSLAEKMITLGKRGDLHARRQASAFIQEELVVKNLFDNVAPKYAERNGGYTRMYKKGPRRGDGAEVVILELV; encoded by the coding sequence ATGGCAGGTTATCGTAAGTTAGGTCTACCTACAGACCAAAGAAGAGCTATGCTAAGAAATCTTGTTACAAGCTTATTAAAACACGGAAAAATCGAAACAACTGTAACAAGAGCTAAGGAAACTAGATCTCTTGCAGAAAAAATGATTACTCTTGGAAAAAGAGGAGATCTTCATGCTAGAAGACAGGCATCAGCTTTTATACAAGAAGAATTAGTTGTTAAGAATTTATTTGATAACGTAGCTCCAAAATACGCTGAAAGAAACGGCGGATATACAAGAATGTATAAAAAAGGTCCTAGAAGAGGAGACGGAGCTGAAGTAGTAATACTTGAATTAGTATAA
- a CDS encoding energy-coupling factor transporter ATPase gives MNQEMVNCTDVSFKYIRNEEGTREEKYALKNVNLTVKKGEFLVVLGHNGSGKSTIAKHMNALLTPSSGTVIVDGLNTSDQNNLWEIRSRAGMVFQNPDNQLVATIVEEDVAFGPENLGVESKEIRRRVDDSLEKVGMSEYKRHAPHLLSGGQKQRIAIAGILAIQPKCIIFDEPTAMLDPSGRKDVLKTIKDINKNYGITIVLITHYMDEAAQADRIIVMDGGEVKMEGTPKEIFPQVEMMKNIGLDVPQVTELTYELRKKGINIPKEILNVDEMVNAICQLK, from the coding sequence ATGAATCAGGAAATGGTTAATTGCACTGATGTATCCTTCAAATATATTAGAAATGAAGAAGGTACAAGAGAAGAAAAATACGCACTTAAAAATGTTAACCTTACCGTTAAGAAAGGGGAATTTTTAGTAGTATTAGGTCATAATGGCTCAGGAAAATCTACCATAGCTAAACATATGAATGCATTACTTACACCAAGTAGTGGTACTGTAATAGTAGATGGTTTAAATACTAGTGATCAAAATAATTTATGGGAAATAAGATCTAGAGCTGGAATGGTGTTTCAAAACCCAGATAACCAATTAGTAGCAACAATAGTTGAAGAAGATGTAGCTTTTGGACCAGAAAATTTAGGGGTAGAATCAAAAGAAATAAGAAGACGAGTTGATGATAGTTTAGAAAAAGTTGGTATGAGTGAATATAAAAGACATGCACCACATCTTTTATCAGGTGGTCAAAAACAAAGAATTGCAATTGCAGGTATTTTAGCAATTCAACCTAAATGTATAATATTTGATGAGCCAACGGCTATGTTAGATCCATCAGGTAGAAAAGATGTTTTAAAAACTATAAAGGATATAAATAAAAATTATGGTATTACTATAGTTTTGATAACACATTATATGGATGAAGCAGCTCAAGCTGATAGAATTATCGTTATGGATGGTGGCGAAGTTAAAATGGAAGGAACACCAAAAGAAATTTTTCCACAGGTTGAAATGATGAAAAATATAGGTTTAGATGTTCCTCAAGTTACAGAATTAACTTATGAACTTAGAAAAAAAGGAATAAATATTCCAAAAGAAATATTAAATGTAGATGAGATGGTGAACGCGATATGTCAATTAAAGTAG
- a CDS encoding energy-coupling factor transporter ATPase, which produces MSIKVENLKHIYMPKTPFEKVALDNVNIEIKDGEFVALIGHTGSGKSTFIQHLNGLLEATSGTIIVDGLDITKKEVNLTDVRKKVGLVFQYPEYQIFEETIAKDIAFGPKNLGLSDDEISNRVIESMNMVGLDYDTYKDQSPFDLSGGQKRRVAIAGVIAMKPTTLILDEPTAGLDPKGRDDILEQISKLHKKYNMTIILVSHSMEDVAKIAERIVVMNHGEVALQGKPSEVFKEVEKLEKIGLGVPQVTYLVRELRKKGIEISDDVFTIEGAKKELLRILKDKN; this is translated from the coding sequence ATGTCAATTAAAGTAGAAAATTTAAAACATATATATATGCCTAAAACACCTTTTGAAAAAGTTGCATTGGATAATGTTAATATAGAAATAAAAGATGGAGAATTTGTAGCGTTAATTGGACATACAGGTTCTGGAAAATCTACTTTTATTCAACATTTAAATGGATTATTAGAAGCGACAAGTGGAACTATAATAGTTGATGGACTGGATATAACAAAAAAAGAAGTAAATTTAACTGATGTAAGAAAAAAAGTTGGTCTTGTATTTCAATATCCTGAATATCAAATATTTGAGGAAACTATAGCTAAAGATATAGCTTTTGGGCCTAAAAATTTAGGACTAAGTGATGATGAAATAAGTAATAGAGTAATTGAATCAATGAATATGGTGGGATTGGATTATGATACATATAAAGATCAATCTCCCTTTGATTTAAGTGGAGGACAAAAAAGAAGAGTAGCTATAGCTGGTGTTATTGCTATGAAACCAACTACATTAATATTGGATGAACCCACAGCAGGATTAGATCCTAAAGGAAGAGATGATATATTAGAACAAATCTCTAAACTTCATAAAAAATATAATATGACTATAATTTTAGTTAGCCATAGTATGGAAGACGTAGCCAAGATAGCAGAAAGAATAGTTGTTATGAATCATGGTGAGGTTGCATTACAAGGTAAACCGTCAGAAGTATTTAAAGAAGTAGAAAAATTAGAAAAAATAGGGCTTGGGGTTCCTCAGGTTACATATTTAGTAAGAGAACTTAGGAAAAAAGGTATTGAAATATCAGATGATGTTTTTACAATAGAAGGTGCTAAAAAGGAATTACTAAGAATTTTAAAAGACAAGAATTAA
- a CDS encoding energy-coupling factor transporter transmembrane component T family protein, producing the protein MLKDITIGQYIPGESFIHKLDPRTKIMISILFIVCLFIINKFIGYTFIFLFLASIILIAKIPLRFIFNGLKPVFLLIALTAILNIFMIKGTPETFIYSIGFLSIYVEGVKLAGFMALRLIFLIVGTSILTLTTSPIELTDGIEKLIRPIGKEMAHELAMMMTIALRFIPTLMDETDKIMKAQKARGADFESGNIINKAKSLVPLLVPLFISSFRRADELAMAMEARGYRGGAGRTRMKILKFTSKDTVAAVVFSLLILWSLAVRFIL; encoded by the coding sequence ATGTTAAAGGATATTACTATAGGACAATATATACCAGGGGAATCATTTATCCATAAATTAGATCCAAGAACTAAAATAATGATTTCTATACTTTTTATTGTGTGTCTATTTATAATAAATAAATTTATTGGATATACATTTATATTTTTATTTTTAGCTTCAATAATATTAATTGCAAAAATTCCATTAAGATTTATTTTCAATGGATTAAAACCAGTATTTTTATTAATTGCATTAACTGCTATATTGAATATTTTTATGATTAAAGGTACTCCAGAAACATTTATATACAGTATAGGATTTTTATCTATATATGTAGAAGGTGTTAAATTAGCAGGATTTATGGCGTTAAGATTAATATTTTTAATAGTTGGAACATCTATACTAACTTTAACTACTTCACCAATAGAATTAACAGATGGGATAGAAAAGTTGATAAGACCAATAGGAAAAGAAATGGCACATGAACTTGCTATGATGATGACAATAGCATTAAGATTTATTCCAACACTTATGGACGAAACAGATAAAATAATGAAAGCCCAAAAAGCGAGAGGTGCTGACTTTGAATCTGGAAATATAATAAATAAAGCTAAAAGTTTAGTTCCGTTACTAGTGCCACTATTTATAAGTTCTTTTAGAAGAGCAGATGAGTTAGCTATGGCTATGGAAGCTAGAGGTTATAGAGGTGGAGCAGGTAGAACAAGAATGAAAATTCTTAAATTTACATCAAAGGATACAGTTGCAGCAGTTGTATTTTCTTTACTTATATTATGGAGTTTAGCTGTAAGATTTATCTTATAA
- the truA gene encoding tRNA pseudouridine(38-40) synthase TruA yields the protein MRNIKLIIEFDGTNFCGWQRQIKDRTVQGCLENAIFKITGEKSLTNGSSRTDGGVHAKAMVANFFTNSKIPGEKFREALNTKLPDDVAIIKSEEVDVDFHARYSSKGKMYSYTIINRYEKLSFGRQYVHHVRKELNVENMKKACEYFTGKHDFKAFMSPGSSAKTTIRTIQEFYIEQNENMIKIFVSADGFLYNMVRIIVGTLINVGIGKTKLEEVKDIINDGVRKRAGMCVPPNGLVLEKVFY from the coding sequence ATGAGAAATATAAAATTAATAATTGAGTTTGATGGTACTAATTTTTGTGGATGGCAAAGACAAATTAAGGATAGAACTGTTCAGGGATGTTTAGAAAATGCTATTTTTAAGATAACAGGAGAAAAGAGCTTAACTAATGGTAGTTCTAGAACTGATGGTGGAGTTCATGCAAAAGCTATGGTAGCTAATTTTTTTACTAATAGCAAGATACCAGGAGAAAAATTTAGAGAAGCGTTAAATACTAAATTACCTGATGATGTTGCAATAATAAAATCAGAAGAAGTAGATGTAGATTTTCATGCAAGATATTCTTCTAAAGGCAAGATGTATTCATACACAATTATTAATAGATATGAAAAATTATCTTTTGGAAGACAGTATGTACATCATGTTAGAAAAGAATTAAATGTTGAAAATATGAAAAAAGCATGTGAATATTTTACAGGAAAACATGATTTTAAAGCATTTATGTCACCAGGAAGTTCTGCAAAGACAACTATTAGAACTATACAAGAATTTTATATAGAGCAAAATGAAAATATGATAAAAATCTTTGTAAGCGCTGATGGTTTTTTATATAATATGGTAAGAATAATAGTGGGAACATTAATTAATGTAGGAATAGGTAAAACAAAACTTGAAGAAGTAAAAGATATAATAAATGATGGAGTTAGGAAAAGAGCTGGTATGTGCGTACCACCTAATGGACTAGTATTAGAAAAAGTTTTTTATTAA
- the rplM gene encoding 50S ribosomal protein L13: MKSYIAKAQEVERKWYVVDAAGKPLGRVASQVASILRGKNKPTFTPNVDCGDFVVVINAEEVVLTGKKLDQKMLRKHSFYPGGLKETPYREVLAKKPEFAFEEAVRRMLPKGVLGRQMLKKLKVYRGAEHNHAAQKPEVLELKY, from the coding sequence ATGAAATCATACATTGCGAAAGCACAAGAAGTTGAAAGAAAATGGTATGTTGTTGATGCTGCTGGTAAGCCACTAGGAAGAGTTGCTAGCCAAGTTGCTTCAATTCTAAGAGGAAAAAATAAACCAACATTTACACCAAATGTTGATTGCGGAGATTTCGTTGTAGTAATCAATGCTGAAGAAGTTGTTTTAACTGGTAAAAAGTTAGATCAAAAAATGTTAAGAAAGCATAGTTTTTATCCAGGTGGATTAAAGGAAACTCCTTACAGAGAAGTATTAGCTAAGAAGCCTGAATTCGCTTTTGAAGAAGCTGTTAGAAGAATGCTTCCAAAAGGAGTATTAGGAAGACAAATGCTAAAGAAATTAAAAGTATATAGAGGCGCTGAACATAATCATGCAGCTCAAAAACCAGAAGTACTAGAATTAAAGTACTAA
- the rpsI gene encoding 30S ribosomal protein S9 gives MAKVQYMGTGRRKKSVARVRLVPGNGKVTVNKRDIETFFGLETLRVIVNQPLVLTATKDKFDVLVNVHGGGFTGQAGAIRHGIARALVKSDEALKSDLKKAGFLTRDPRMKERKKYGLKKARRAPQFSKR, from the coding sequence ATGGCAAAAGTTCAATACATGGGTACTGGAAGAAGAAAGAAATCAGTTGCAAGAGTTAGACTTGTACCAGGAAACGGTAAAGTTACTGTAAATAAAAGAGATATCGAAACATTCTTTGGTTTAGAAACTTTAAGAGTTATAGTTAATCAACCATTAGTTTTAACTGCAACTAAAGATAAGTTTGACGTTTTAGTAAATGTTCACGGTGGTGGATTTACAGGTCAAGCAGGAGCTATCAGACACGGTATAGCTAGAGCATTAGTTAAATCTGATGAAGCTTTAAAATCAGACTTAAAGAAGGCTGGATTCTTAACTAGAGATCCAAGAATGAAGGAAAGAAAGAAATACGGTCTTAAAAAAGCAAGAAGAGCTCCACAATTCTCAAAGAGATAG
- a CDS encoding Na/Pi cotransporter family protein, with translation MIIIKLMGGLGLFIYGMKLMGDGLENAAGDGLKKILEKVTSNPISAVFIGAVVTAVIQSSSATTVMVVGFVNAGLMNLVQAAGIIMGANIGTTITAQLVSFKLDEIAPLFVFAGAAMVMFVRGKKRKDIGNIILGFGILFTGMGIMSASMKPLTSTPVFSDFIVSIGNNWFIGVIAGAAITAILQSSSATTGILVALASANAIDIRIALPIIFGCNIGTCITAMIASVGTNKTAHKAAILHLIFNVAGTVLFLPFLGILGDFVSTVSNDVSRQIANAHTVFNLVNTAVLLPLNKYIIRFVNKLIPGEDDIEKKGPKYIDNRLLETPVIAAGQVIKETIRMANKARKNLELSMKSFIDNDDTLVKQVYENEEIINILEESITAYLVKLSKCDLSDKEKGIVASTFHVIIDIERIGDHAKNIAELANQKIHKKLKYSEEAIRELDDIYNKTVEALEIAINSYASRDFDKAKTIIEVERKIDTYQKTYRDKHIQRLYDEKCNAYAGAIFLDLVNNFERIGDHSTNIAESVIENYK, from the coding sequence ATGATTATAATAAAATTAATGGGTGGCTTAGGCTTATTTATTTATGGTATGAAATTAATGGGTGACGGGTTAGAAAATGCAGCAGGAGATGGACTGAAAAAAATTCTTGAAAAAGTAACAAGCAATCCAATATCAGCTGTTTTTATTGGAGCTGTAGTTACTGCTGTAATTCAAAGTAGTAGTGCAACTACTGTTATGGTAGTTGGATTTGTTAATGCAGGACTTATGAATTTAGTCCAAGCAGCAGGAATCATTATGGGAGCTAATATAGGAACAACAATAACGGCTCAATTAGTATCATTTAAATTAGATGAAATAGCACCACTATTTGTATTTGCTGGGGCTGCTATGGTTATGTTTGTAAGGGGAAAAAAGAGAAAAGATATAGGAAATATAATTTTAGGTTTTGGTATCCTATTTACAGGAATGGGCATAATGAGTGCTTCAATGAAACCATTAACAAGTACTCCTGTATTTTCTGATTTTATAGTATCTATAGGCAATAACTGGTTTATTGGAGTAATAGCAGGAGCTGCTATAACAGCAATACTTCAAAGTTCATCAGCAACAACAGGAATATTAGTAGCATTAGCTAGTGCAAATGCAATTGATATAAGAATAGCTTTACCAATTATATTTGGATGTAACATAGGAACATGTATAACTGCTATGATTGCAAGTGTTGGAACTAACAAGACAGCACATAAGGCAGCAATATTACATTTAATATTTAATGTTGCAGGTACTGTATTATTCTTACCATTCTTAGGTATTCTTGGTGATTTTGTATCTACGGTTAGTAATGATGTAAGTAGACAAATTGCTAATGCACATACAGTATTTAATTTAGTAAATACTGCAGTATTATTACCACTTAATAAATATATAATAAGGTTTGTTAATAAGTTAATACCAGGAGAAGATGATATAGAGAAAAAAGGTCCTAAATATATAGACAATAGGCTTTTAGAAACTCCTGTTATTGCAGCAGGACAAGTTATAAAAGAAACTATAAGAATGGCTAATAAAGCTAGAAAAAACTTAGAATTGTCTATGAAATCATTTATTGATAATGATGATACTTTAGTTAAGCAAGTGTATGAAAATGAAGAGATAATTAATATTTTAGAAGAAAGTATAACAGCTTATTTAGTTAAACTATCTAAATGTGATTTATCAGATAAAGAAAAAGGAATAGTAGCATCTACTTTCCATGTAATTATAGATATTGAAAGAATAGGAGATCATGCTAAAAATATTGCAGAATTAGCTAATCAAAAAATACATAAAAAACTTAAATATAGTGAAGAAGCTATAAGAGAATTAGATGATATATATAATAAAACAGTTGAAGCATTAGAGATTGCAATTAATTCATATGCATCAAGAGATTTTGACAAAGCAAAAACTATCATAGAAGTAGAAAGAAAAATAGATACATATCAAAAAACTTATAGAGATAAACATATTCAAAGACTTTATGATGAAAAATGTAATGCATATGCAGGGGCTATTTTCTTAGATTTAGTTAATAATTTTGAGCGTATAGGAGATCATTCAACTAATATAGCTGAAAGCGTAATAGAAAATTATAAGTAA
- the cwlD gene encoding N-acetylmuramoyl-L-alanine amidase CwlD produces MKMRRVLSIFCILFIVFALPIKAMSKESEAKHIILIDPGHGGIDGGAKSKNGTVEKDINLSISSKLKNKLEEEGYIVYLTREGDTELDRKKVNDLNARCKMKKDKNCEVFISIHQNMFPQPNCFGAQVWYSNNDKSKVLANNIQTSLKSNIDNGNKRVAKAAKDNYKILRDGYDGACVLVECGFLSNSKEEQNLKSDEYQEKISKSILEAINSYFESSNK; encoded by the coding sequence ATGAAAATGAGAAGAGTATTATCAATATTTTGTATATTATTTATTGTATTTGCATTGCCAATAAAAGCAATGTCAAAAGAAAGTGAAGCAAAACATATAATTTTAATAGATCCAGGTCATGGTGGTATAGATGGTGGAGCTAAATCTAAGAATGGTACTGTTGAAAAAGATATAAATTTATCTATAAGTTCAAAGTTAAAGAATAAACTAGAAGAGGAAGGTTATATTGTTTATTTAACTAGAGAAGGGGATACAGAGTTAGATAGAAAAAAAGTAAATGATTTAAATGCAAGATGTAAAATGAAAAAAGATAAAAATTGTGAAGTTTTTATATCTATTCATCAAAATATGTTTCCACAACCTAATTGTTTTGGAGCACAAGTATGGTATTCTAATAATGATAAAAGTAAGGTTTTAGCTAATAATATACAAACATCATTAAAGTCCAATATAGATAATGGAAATAAGAGAGTCGCAAAAGCTGCTAAAGATAATTATAAAATATTGAGAGATGGCTATGATGGAGCTTGTGTATTAGTTGAATGTGGTTTTTTATCTAATAGTAAAGAGGAACAGAATCTAAAAAGTGATGAATATCAAGAAAAAATATCTAAAAGTATTTTAGAAGCTATTAATTCTTATTTTGAATCATCTAATAAATAA
- a CDS encoding YitT family protein, translated as MGTISKYKNIIIDTAFIFLGCLIASLGVNLFLSHAKLLSGGATGIALILEYTTGLPSGIGVFIINMPLLLLSYKKLDKNFTIYTAIGMISLSLSLILTRPFTNIIYINDILLYCIYGGVLCGIGYGLVFLRHGSTGGTDVITMLIRKKYSNFNIGSLGFSLNCIIIIIGAIIFGLPQALYTLISVFTQGIVLDNVLKGLSSKKLLLILTEKEEEVINYVITDLHRGVTSLVAEGEYTHHKKKMLYCIVTTRQMLNLKTSIHNIDPTAFITIVDISEVKGKGFKNI; from the coding sequence ATGGGTACGATCAGCAAATACAAAAACATAATCATTGATACTGCATTTATTTTTTTAGGATGTCTTATAGCTTCTCTAGGTGTAAATCTATTCTTGTCTCATGCCAAACTATTAAGTGGAGGTGCTACAGGTATTGCACTTATACTAGAATATACTACTGGACTACCTTCTGGTATCGGTGTATTTATTATAAACATGCCTCTATTATTATTAAGTTATAAAAAACTAGATAAAAATTTCACTATATACACAGCAATAGGAATGATTTCTTTATCATTATCTTTAATTTTAACAAGGCCTTTTACAAATATTATATATATAAATGATATACTTCTTTATTGTATATATGGTGGTGTTTTATGTGGCATAGGATATGGATTAGTATTTCTAAGACATGGTTCAACTGGTGGAACAGATGTAATAACTATGCTTATAAGAAAAAAATATTCCAACTTTAATATTGGTAGCTTAGGTTTTTCTTTAAATTGCATAATAATTATAATTGGAGCAATCATATTTGGATTACCTCAAGCACTATATACATTGATATCAGTATTTACTCAAGGTATTGTATTAGACAACGTATTAAAAGGGTTAAGCAGTAAAAAATTATTACTTATTCTAACAGAAAAAGAAGAAGAGGTTATAAATTATGTTATAACTGATTTACATAGAGGAGTAACCTCTTTAGTTGCTGAAGGAGAATATACTCATCACAAAAAGAAGATGCTTTATTGTATAGTTACAACTAGACAAATGCTAAATTTAAAAACATCTATCCATAATATAGATCCAACAGCATTTATCACTATAGTAGATATATCTGAAGTTAAAGGCAAAGGTTTTAAAAATATTTAG
- a CDS encoding tetratricopeptide repeat protein, producing MIRTKLPGSKKIKIIILLILLVITLVILLFEGINNHGNRNIIDKENIENAQILDGNSNINNDNNKVQEGKNEITENEKENKLYNEAYTLFFSREYNKSIKKSNEIIKEFPNSAKGYNIRGIAKSYSESFEAGIKDIDKALEIQPQYGYAIFNKALTYELYGKLDEALLWYNKNLEIENYIWTYYGIASIYGRRGDVKNTIKYLSKAIEIDGVVKNQAKEEDDFNPVRDAKEFQDLISN from the coding sequence ATGATAAGAACAAAATTACCAGGAAGCAAAAAGATTAAAATAATAATTTTATTAATATTATTAGTGATAACTTTAGTAATATTATTATTTGAAGGAATTAATAATCACGGAAATAGAAATATTATTGATAAAGAGAATATTGAAAATGCTCAGATATTAGATGGAAATAGTAATATAAATAATGATAATAATAAAGTACAAGAAGGTAAGAATGAAATTACAGAAAATGAAAAAGAAAATAAATTATATAATGAAGCGTATACATTGTTTTTTTCAAGAGAATATAATAAATCTATTAAAAAATCAAATGAGATTATAAAAGAGTTTCCAAATAGTGCAAAAGGATATAATATAAGAGGAATAGCTAAATCTTATAGTGAAAGTTTTGAAGCAGGTATAAAAGATATAGACAAAGCATTAGAAATTCAACCACAATATGGGTATGCAATTTTTAATAAAGCTTTAACTTATGAGTTATATGGAAAACTAGATGAAGCATTATTGTGGTATAATAAAAATTTAGAGATAGAAAATTATATATGGACTTATTATGGTATAGCATCTATATATGGAAGAAGAGGGGATGTTAAAAATACTATAAAATATTTAAGTAAAGCAATAGAAATAGATGGAGTTGTAAAAAATCAAGCAAAAGAAGAGGATGATTTTAATCCAGTAAGAGATGCTAAAGAATTTCAAGACTTAATTAGTAATTAA